One Amorphoplanes digitatis genomic window carries:
- a CDS encoding DUF305 domain-containing protein: MVLATGVAVVVARSGDDPPAAAPRPSASASTPPARVILPGKPGESARVTDADQVGTLGGSTYNTIDVTFVQMMIVHHEQALEMAALAPDRAGDTGLRNLAARISAAQGPEIVWLRRWLSDRKLAEAGASHDHSTMPGMQSPADLAALAGARGAEFDRRFIAMMTAHHKGAIQMAGDVLAGGSDQTLYEVANEMAVEQGSEIRRMEQL, from the coding sequence GTGGTCCTGGCGACCGGCGTGGCGGTGGTCGTCGCCCGCTCGGGCGACGACCCTCCGGCGGCGGCGCCGCGGCCGAGCGCGAGCGCGAGCACGCCGCCGGCCCGGGTGATCCTGCCCGGCAAGCCCGGCGAGTCCGCGCGGGTGACCGACGCGGATCAGGTGGGCACGCTGGGCGGCTCGACCTACAACACCATCGACGTCACGTTCGTGCAGATGATGATCGTGCACCACGAGCAGGCGCTCGAGATGGCGGCGCTGGCCCCGGACCGCGCCGGCGACACCGGGCTGCGCAACCTGGCCGCGCGGATCAGCGCCGCGCAGGGTCCGGAGATCGTCTGGCTGAGGCGCTGGCTGTCGGACCGCAAGCTGGCCGAGGCCGGCGCGTCGCACGACCACAGCACGATGCCCGGCATGCAGTCGCCCGCCGATCTCGCGGCGCTGGCCGGCGCCCGCGGCGCCGAGTTCGACCGCCGGTTCATCGCGATGATGACCGCACACCACAAGGGCGCGATCCAGATGGCCGGCGACGTCCTGGCTGGCGGCAGCGACCAGACCCTCTACGAGGTGGCCAACGAGATGGCGGTGGAGCAGGGCAGCGAGATCCGCCGGATGGAGCAGCTCTAG
- a CDS encoding transcriptional regulator produces MSEFHDWDDLRAELHDGDEEALSAERARTEAWISAYHLAEERKRLGMTQRQVAELMGVSPGRVSQIENGDLDANEVATLSRYARALGARMRIIFDYGNDLRQIA; encoded by the coding sequence ATGAGCGAGTTCCACGACTGGGACGACCTCCGTGCGGAGTTGCACGACGGGGACGAGGAGGCCTTGTCCGCGGAGCGGGCGCGGACCGAAGCCTGGATCAGTGCCTACCATCTCGCCGAGGAACGCAAGCGGCTGGGAATGACGCAGCGGCAGGTCGCCGAGCTGATGGGTGTCTCGCCCGGGCGGGTCAGCCAGATCGAGAACGGTGACCTCGACGCCAACGAGGTGGCGACCCTGAGCCGGTACGCGCGAGCACTGGGTGCTCGGATGCGGATCATCTTCGACTACGGCAACGATCTACGCCAGATCGCCTGA
- a CDS encoding GGDEF domain-containing protein codes for MSRIGIWIFVAVAFVAAATEAYVYALPVGEVMHVATYTVLCGLAWWSALRLRRGRLPWLLIAACQTLWFAGDAYELLELHLVGATSAVGPADVFWLGGYPLLAVALALLARRRAAGGLRGSVVDALILTVAAAAVSWQFIMKPLTDGYTLAESTVPLLYPLADVVLLTAALVIALSPGTRTAPTRLLLAGVVCYLVMDLCWNVLPYLLSPEVFEPLGVLVLAGNALIVAAGLHPDRAELTTPGPAGGTLHPARIFFLGLALLTAPVLAIFTPQDMVGAVASAACALLVVVRFVNVSRAQERAQAQLAFQASCDPLTGLANRTALGAQLARTEPAPDAPVAVLYVDLDGFKQINDEYGHEAGDAVLRAVSGRLSSAVREGDLVARLGGDEFVLLCPGVPADEAVRLAERIITDVAWPVAYEGHDLVVGASIGIAGSTDDAAEGLLRSADAAMYEAKRLGRGRWVLSA; via the coding sequence ATGAGCAGGATCGGCATCTGGATCTTCGTGGCGGTGGCCTTCGTGGCCGCCGCCACGGAGGCGTATGTCTACGCCCTGCCGGTCGGCGAGGTCATGCACGTCGCCACGTACACCGTGCTGTGCGGGCTGGCCTGGTGGTCGGCCCTACGGCTGCGCCGGGGCCGGTTGCCGTGGTTGCTGATCGCCGCCTGCCAGACCCTGTGGTTCGCCGGTGACGCCTACGAGCTGCTCGAGCTGCACCTGGTCGGCGCGACGTCTGCGGTCGGACCGGCCGACGTGTTCTGGCTGGGTGGGTACCCGCTGCTCGCGGTAGCCCTGGCCCTGCTGGCGCGCCGCAGGGCGGCCGGAGGGCTGCGCGGCTCGGTCGTCGACGCGCTCATCCTCACCGTCGCCGCGGCGGCGGTGAGCTGGCAGTTCATCATGAAACCGCTGACCGACGGCTACACCCTGGCCGAGTCGACCGTGCCCTTGCTCTACCCGCTCGCCGACGTGGTGCTGCTGACCGCCGCGCTGGTGATCGCCCTGTCTCCCGGCACCCGGACCGCGCCTACCCGGCTGCTGCTGGCCGGAGTGGTCTGTTACCTCGTCATGGACCTCTGCTGGAACGTGCTGCCCTACCTGCTGAGCCCCGAGGTGTTCGAGCCGCTCGGCGTGCTGGTCCTGGCCGGCAATGCCCTGATCGTCGCGGCCGGCCTGCACCCGGACCGGGCCGAGTTGACCACCCCCGGCCCGGCCGGCGGCACCCTGCATCCCGCCCGGATCTTCTTCCTGGGTCTGGCCCTGCTCACGGCGCCGGTGCTGGCCATCTTCACGCCGCAGGACATGGTCGGCGCGGTCGCCTCGGCGGCCTGCGCACTGCTGGTCGTGGTGCGGTTCGTCAACGTGTCCCGCGCACAGGAACGGGCGCAGGCGCAGCTCGCCTTCCAGGCGTCCTGTGATCCGCTGACCGGGCTGGCGAACCGGACCGCGCTCGGTGCCCAGCTGGCCCGGACCGAACCCGCGCCGGACGCGCCGGTCGCCGTGCTCTACGTGGACCTGGACGGGTTCAAGCAGATCAACGACGAGTACGGCCACGAGGCCGGCGACGCCGTCCTGCGCGCCGTCTCGGGCCGGCTCTCCTCGGCCGTCCGCGAGGGCGACCTGGTGGCCCGGCTCGGCGGCGACGAATTCGTGCTGCTCTGCCCCGGGGTGCCCGCCGACGAGGCGGTCCGGCTTGCCGAGCGGATCATCACCGACGTGGCCTGGCCGGTCGCCTACGAGGGCCACGACCTCGTCGTGGGCGCGAGCATCGGCATCGCGGGTAGCACCGACGACGCCGCGGAGGGCCTGCTGCGCTCGGCGGACGCGGCGATGTACGAGGCGAAGCGGCTGGGCCGCGGCCGCTGGGTGCTCTCAGCCTAG
- a CDS encoding glycosyl hydrolase family 28-related protein: MSVNARWPALATACAVGIGLAAGAGVPAGAAPAAPVVTRAGLDPALVAGRGATVDFAEQEAENARHNGAVIGPDRAAYSLAGEASGRTAVRLSPGQYVEFTLPGPANAVNVRYSIPDAPTGGGITAPLAVAVGGSTRTMTLTSQYAYLYNQYPFTNDPNAGLLHPDWWITECACVPSATTPAPEIAKPFRPMHFYDEQRLLLGRTYRAGEKIRLTASSGAAWTVIDLLDTQLVGLPHVNLRASNVRLFGADPTGRRDSAAAFDKAIAFARKARLKVYVPPGTYQVNRHIVVDDVTIEGAGSWYTIIKGRQVALDEPAPDGSVHTGVGFYGRDAADGGSRNVHLSGFAIEGDVRERIDTDQVNGVGGALSDSTLDGLYIRHTKVGMWFDGPMSNLTVTNNVIVDQIADALNFHTGVTNSVVRNNFIRNTGDDGLAMWSEKTANAGNTFDHNTVQTPTLANGIAIYGGTDNTVSGNLVADPIREGSGIHVGSRFGAEPFAGGLTIKNNTVVRAGTFELNWKIGLGAIWFYALDRSISANIRVTGDHYLDNTYNAIMLVSDWGVKDLYSIDGVRFSDIRVDGTGTSVVSARVAGSASFENVDARNVGAVGVNNCGSFNFRPTGSEFALTDLGGNDGGGTTGPWLASWELPNTITCDDRPPVVAPPAPTTW; this comes from the coding sequence ATGTCTGTGAATGCGAGATGGCCGGCCCTGGCCACCGCCTGCGCTGTCGGGATCGGCCTGGCGGCCGGTGCGGGCGTCCCCGCGGGCGCCGCGCCGGCGGCACCCGTGGTGACCCGCGCCGGGCTCGACCCGGCCCTGGTCGCCGGGCGGGGCGCCACAGTGGACTTCGCCGAGCAGGAGGCGGAGAACGCCCGGCACAACGGCGCCGTCATCGGCCCGGACCGGGCCGCCTACTCGCTGGCGGGCGAGGCCTCCGGGCGTACGGCGGTCAGGCTGAGCCCCGGCCAGTACGTCGAGTTCACGCTCCCGGGGCCTGCCAACGCCGTCAACGTGCGCTACAGCATCCCGGACGCGCCCACCGGCGGCGGCATCACCGCGCCCCTCGCCGTCGCCGTCGGCGGCTCGACGCGGACCATGACGCTGACGTCGCAGTACGCGTACCTCTACAACCAGTACCCGTTCACCAACGACCCGAACGCGGGGCTGCTGCACCCGGACTGGTGGATCACCGAGTGCGCCTGCGTGCCGTCGGCGACCACGCCGGCGCCGGAGATCGCCAAGCCGTTCCGGCCGATGCACTTCTACGACGAGCAGCGCCTGCTGCTCGGCAGGACCTATCGGGCCGGCGAGAAGATCCGGCTGACCGCCTCGTCCGGCGCCGCCTGGACGGTCATCGACCTGCTCGACACCCAGCTGGTCGGCCTGCCGCACGTCAACCTCCGCGCGTCGAACGTGCGGCTCTTCGGCGCCGACCCGACCGGGCGCCGCGACTCCGCGGCCGCGTTCGACAAGGCGATCGCGTTCGCCCGCAAGGCCCGGCTCAAGGTGTACGTCCCGCCGGGCACCTACCAGGTGAACAGGCACATCGTCGTCGACGACGTGACGATCGAGGGCGCCGGAAGCTGGTACACGATCATCAAGGGCCGCCAGGTCGCGCTCGACGAGCCGGCGCCGGACGGCTCGGTGCACACCGGCGTCGGCTTCTACGGCCGGGACGCGGCCGACGGCGGCAGCCGCAACGTGCACCTGAGCGGCTTCGCGATCGAGGGCGACGTCCGGGAGCGCATCGACACCGACCAGGTGAACGGCGTCGGCGGCGCGCTCAGCGACTCCACCCTGGACGGCCTATACATCCGGCACACCAAGGTCGGCATGTGGTTCGACGGCCCGATGAGCAACCTGACCGTCACGAACAACGTGATCGTCGACCAGATCGCCGACGCCCTGAACTTCCACACCGGCGTCACGAACTCCGTGGTGCGCAACAACTTCATCCGCAACACCGGCGACGACGGCCTGGCCATGTGGTCGGAGAAGACGGCCAACGCGGGCAACACGTTCGACCACAACACCGTGCAGACGCCGACCCTGGCCAACGGCATCGCGATCTACGGCGGCACGGACAACACCGTGTCGGGCAACCTGGTTGCCGACCCGATCCGTGAGGGCAGCGGCATCCACGTGGGCTCGCGCTTCGGCGCCGAGCCGTTCGCCGGCGGCCTGACAATCAAGAACAACACAGTGGTACGCGCGGGAACGTTCGAACTGAACTGGAAGATCGGCCTCGGCGCGATCTGGTTCTACGCGCTCGACCGCAGCATCTCCGCGAACATCCGGGTGACCGGCGACCACTACCTGGACAACACCTACAACGCGATCATGCTGGTCAGCGACTGGGGCGTCAAAGACCTCTACTCGATCGACGGCGTGCGGTTCAGCGACATCCGCGTCGACGGCACCGGAACCTCGGTGGTGTCCGCCCGGGTGGCCGGCTCCGCCTCGTTCGAGAACGTGGACGCCCGCAACGTCGGCGCGGTGGGCGTGAACAACTGCGGCTCGTTCAACTTCAGGCCGACCGGTTCGGAGTTCGCCCTGACGGACCTCGGCGGCAACGACGGCGGTGGCACGACCGGGCCGTGGCTGGCGTCCTGGGAACTCCCGAACACGATCACCTGCGACGACCGCCCGCCGGTCGTCGCGCCCCCGGCGCCGACCACCTGGTAA
- a CDS encoding L-threonylcarbamoyladenylate synthase, with amino-acid sequence MAKYFDVHPDNPQQRAISQVVGILRDDGLIAYPTDSCYGLGCRIGNAKGLDRIREIRHLGDDHHFTLVCRDFAQLGQLVQISNAVFRSVKAATPGSYTFILPATREVPRRLLHPKKKTVGVRIPEHTVTQAILAELGEPLLSSTLLLPGDEEPLTEGWEIKDRLDHSVDAVIDSGECGTVPTTVIDLSSGEPEILRVGAGDPSRFE; translated from the coding sequence GTGGCGAAGTATTTCGACGTGCATCCCGACAATCCGCAGCAGCGGGCCATCTCCCAGGTGGTCGGAATCCTGCGGGACGACGGGCTGATCGCATACCCGACCGACTCCTGTTACGGCCTCGGCTGCCGCATCGGCAACGCCAAGGGCCTCGACCGGATCCGCGAGATCCGCCACCTCGGCGACGACCACCACTTCACCCTGGTCTGCCGCGACTTCGCGCAGCTCGGTCAGCTCGTGCAGATCAGCAACGCGGTCTTCCGGTCGGTCAAGGCCGCGACACCCGGCAGCTACACGTTCATCCTGCCGGCGACCCGCGAGGTGCCGCGCCGGCTGCTGCACCCCAAGAAGAAGACCGTCGGGGTACGCATCCCGGAGCACACGGTGACCCAGGCCATCCTGGCCGAACTGGGCGAGCCGCTGCTCTCCAGCACGCTGCTGCTGCCCGGCGACGAGGAGCCGCTGACCGAGGGCTGGGAGATCAAGGATCGGCTCGACCACTCCGTGGACGCGGTGATCGACTCAGGCGAGTGCGGCACGGTACCGACCACCGTCATCGACCTCTCCAGCGGCGAACCCGAGATCCTCCGAGTCGGCGCCGGCGACCCGTCCCGCTTCGAGTAG
- a CDS encoding Gfo/Idh/MocA family protein → MKRDALGIAVAGFGWMGRVHTHSYLRVLHHFPQLGVRPELVAVADEVPGRAAEAADRYGFGTATLDWRDLAADPRVRAVSIAAPNFLHREIGAGLARAGKHIWIEKPVGLDAADARAVADAVRAGGVQCTVGFNYRNAPAVAAARDLIASGGIGTVTHARFRLFSDYAAHPEGALTWRFERARGGSGVLADLASHGVDLVRHLLGEIEAVVADTAIFVPRRARPSGATAGHTRATGGEPGPVENEDYASGLLRLASGARVVLEASRVAVGDQNNYGFEVHGTRGAVSWDFRRMGELVASTGDAYQDQPGRTVYVGPEDGGYAAFQPGAGIAMGYDDLKVIEAYHFLRSIAEGRPYGATVDDAVRSAVVLEAMARSAETGAWVRLD, encoded by the coding sequence ATGAAGCGAGACGCGCTCGGGATCGCCGTCGCCGGCTTCGGTTGGATGGGACGCGTGCACACCCATTCCTACCTGCGGGTGCTGCACCACTTCCCGCAGCTCGGCGTACGGCCGGAGCTGGTCGCCGTCGCCGACGAGGTGCCGGGCCGTGCCGCCGAGGCCGCCGACCGGTACGGCTTCGGCACCGCGACCCTCGACTGGCGTGACCTCGCCGCGGACCCGCGGGTCCGGGCGGTGAGCATCGCGGCGCCGAACTTCCTGCACCGCGAGATCGGTGCCGGCCTGGCCCGGGCCGGCAAGCACATCTGGATCGAGAAGCCGGTCGGCCTCGACGCCGCCGACGCCCGCGCGGTCGCCGACGCGGTACGCGCGGGCGGCGTGCAGTGCACGGTCGGTTTCAACTACCGCAACGCCCCGGCGGTGGCCGCCGCCCGCGACCTGATCGCGAGCGGTGGGATCGGCACCGTCACGCACGCCCGGTTCCGGCTCTTCAGCGACTACGCCGCCCATCCGGAGGGGGCGCTGACCTGGCGCTTCGAGCGGGCCCGCGGCGGCAGCGGCGTGCTCGCGGACCTGGCCTCGCACGGGGTGGACCTGGTACGCCACCTGCTCGGCGAGATCGAGGCGGTGGTCGCGGACACGGCCATTTTCGTGCCGCGGCGGGCCCGGCCGAGCGGCGCCACCGCCGGGCACACCCGCGCGACCGGCGGCGAACCCGGGCCGGTGGAGAACGAGGACTACGCCTCGGGCCTGCTGCGGCTCGCGTCCGGTGCCCGGGTGGTGCTCGAGGCCAGCCGGGTCGCGGTGGGTGACCAGAACAACTATGGCTTCGAGGTGCACGGCACCCGGGGAGCGGTGTCCTGGGACTTCCGGCGGATGGGCGAGCTGGTGGCCAGCACGGGCGACGCCTACCAGGACCAGCCGGGCCGGACCGTCTACGTGGGACCCGAGGACGGCGGGTACGCCGCGTTCCAGCCGGGCGCGGGCATCGCCATGGGCTACGACGACCTCAAGGTGATCGAGGCTTACCACTTCCTGCGCTCGATCGCCGAGGGCAGGCCGTACGGTGCCACCGTCGACGACGCGGTGCGCAGCGCGGTGGTGCTGGAGGCGATGGCCCGCTCGGCGGAGACCGGCGCCTGGGTACGCCTGGACTGA